From the genome of Bombus affinis isolate iyBomAffi1 unplaced genomic scaffold, iyBomAffi1.2 ctg00000070.1, whole genome shotgun sequence:
acaccagcaaatcgacataatgctcataactgaaacccacttcaccgacaaaaactacctgaacataaacggatacaagttctaccatacccaacaccccagcggaaaggcccacggcggcaccggaatcataatcaaatcaaacattaagcactacgaacttccaccattccagaaagactacctccaagcatggtcttgaagactgtcatggtacaatcaccacttcagctgtatactgccctcccagacactccatcgccaaagaagactttgacgacttcctggacaccctgggcaatagattcatagctggaggagactacaacgccaaacacacccaatggggcagcagactggttacagtaggaggcaaaaacctcctcaacagcataataaccaacaacctcaactaccttaccacatacgaacccacacactggcccaccgacacaaacaaaatacccgatctccttgatttcctcactaaaaaaaaatatctcgtcaagacacgtccaaatcaattcctcggctgatctctcctctaatcattcccccgtgatagtaacagtcagttcaactatcatcgagaatacacgtaatggctccatacataaccaacacaccaactggcagctctttagagaagtctttacacacacaacttcagcctcaacttcactaaaaaccaatgaagaaatcgaagcagccacggaatacctaaacacgagcataataaacgctatccgcttctccacaccggcaaaaacgtccatcagcaatcacgaatacccccagtacatatttaaaaaaatagcagaaaaatgtagactaagaaggatatggcagacccatagaacaccggaggacaaacgcaaactaaacaacgcaactacaaaactatccaaaactataaaaaaaactacaataatgaccgttttcacaaatatctcgccagcttgtcccccacagccgactccaactactcactatggaaggcctccaggaaactcacgcgcctcccacaaataatacctccaagccGCCGTCCGCagagtggatgggcgcgtagccctatagaaaaagccaacctatttgccaaacacttgactgaagtattccaactacattcctccatagctgcagcggacgttaccgaatatctgcacactcccttccaaatgtcccctcctattgaacccttcacttcttcagagatcatagaagcaatcagtcgcctaaaccccaagaaagcagcaggtcacgacctaataggaaataaaacaatcaaggaacttccgataaaagggattgcactcatcgcatcaatctttaatgctatcctccgccttcaacactttcccaaggcttggaaaatctcactgatcaccctcatccctaaacccggtaaaccaatatatgaaaccagctgctatcgcccaatcagtcttttacctaccctgtctaaactattcgagaggatgctcacgaatcgtctccttccactcctagaagaattgaaaacactcccagaccaccaattcggcttccgaaaacaacactcaacagtagagcaaatccaccgcataacccacatgatcagccaaacccttgaaaagaaaaaatactgctcagcggtattcctagacatccaacaggcattcgacaaagtatggcataaagggctactctacaagctcaaaaagatccaaccccatccatactactccatcttaaaatcctacctaaccaacagacaattcatagttaaatgtctaggcgccacttccgcaacattcccaatagaatccggcataccccaaggtagtgtcctcggacccctactgttctccatctacactgccgacttacctatatcaaacgaggtaacaatagcaacatttgccgacgacacagcactattagctacccacgcagacccggcaattgcctcatccactctccagcgaagtatcgacaccatggaaaagtggttccaaaaatggggtttcaaaataaacgaaaaaaaatcctctcatgtaaccttcacgctccgaaaacaaacctgcccccaggtcaccattaacaacacaataatcccaagcaaggactccgtaagatacctggtcatgaccctggacaggaggctaacttggaaaaaacatatctcagaaaaaacaaagcaactaaaggaaaaattaagaaaattctattggttcacgggccgacgctccaaactaaacatacagaacaaaataatcctctacaaggccgcaataaaacctgtctggacctacggaatccaactatggggaacagcaagtaattccaacattgaaatactccaacgcttccaatcgaaaacgctaagatccctatcaaatgcaccctggtatgttaccaacgaaacaatccaccgtgacctcaagatacctacagtcaaagatgaaatatacaagtccagaagcagatataacacaagagtcaacaaccaccacaacccactagtcacccaactactggacacgacggaccgatctacatttatcatattttatataaaattagaagggacctttaaaaaattgcatgcaacaacacacttacaggtactcttgaattagtttttctacatgtccgattatgtctttatatgtatatgtcaattcaaatttattttcttaaatgtcccttaatgaaaaactaacacttcatattaactttgaacttttgagttcttagaatattctgatttagtcactggctgtaccataaattcatttacagatattatatttccaccaagagctagttttattatgagccttcctgcatcatcatcgaatccttctatttgaccataattattactttgttttccagctataattttcacaaatgttcctttctcgattttaacttcttcctcttcttttttggaatctgtatttttcttctgcaatgctactttgtctgctccaagaccaataccttttggtcgtaattctggtatgacagctgctactaatctgtaatagttagaataaacgattgtgaaataaaaaatgatgttctctgtttactttccaataagtgatgtattaaatacatataattaatttaatccagagtaaaattcatacttttcatttcaaccaattccctttcctggttgccatcccattccccttaacattgctacaccaaaagcatcaataggaattttttcataatcttctaacgtagactgaaaaatacaaaacgatatttataatatgcaaatgtaatacatctgtgcattgcacatcaatatgttgataacgtacctgttctttgcctcttaatgattcatcttctactaaaggtaaagttaaatcatttgttttagtttcatatttattctttgacttaagttcctcaatgatttctttcgtcgcttgctcttctaaagtaacaactttattttcactatcttcaactggctctttctttattgatattattggcgatgtttttccattagatagctttgattttgcctcgttaacactagcgtctcctaccttttccttatctgccttcggaaggaaaatatctgcatctattttattaagaattctatcatgccaggtttttgaacctagtaatggaataattagaggttcatctttttttccttcctcactgaaataaaaaaattgttttcaaatatatatattccgctattggtgatttttataggttaggttgaggttatatgtttcttgattataaattttactttttgaactcaccctattactttaatacctttctcatcaaggcattcaatgcaatcaactttctttttttcttgtggaatagcattttttaacacaggtttcttaatagatttcgcaaaaccgaaggaaatcttctttccttcttctgccatttatttgttattttaacactgacttatagatcaatacacatgtatatactagacataaagattgatgtcacttgaatctatgtacatgaatctaatatcttattatactttattaatctactcaaaattacttgcacattactaaaatttcattccgacaatgtatcaagcgcctgaataagtgacattaaagtaa
Proteins encoded in this window:
- the LOC126927033 gene encoding G-patch domain and KOW motifs-containing protein-like isoform X2, with amino-acid sequence MAEEGKKISFGFAKSIKKPVLKNAIPQEKKKVDCIECLDEKGIKVIGEEGKKDEPLIIPLLGSKTWHDRILNKIDADIFLPKADKEKVGDASVNEAKSKLSNGKTSPIISIKKEPVEDSENKVVTLEEQATKEIIEELKSKNKYETKTNDLTLPLVEDESLRGKEQSTLEDYEKIPIDAFGVAMLRGMGWQPGKGIG